The genomic interval TCTTATATTACATTTTGCATCACGACAAACGTTCGATCGTCGAACAAGTTCATTTCCGCAGCGGCGCAGGTAACGGACCGGAGCGGGACGCTTCCCTAGGCAATGATGGAGCCCCGTCTGTTCTCATTACTGATCTCGGCGTGTTTGACTTCTCGGGACCTGGCGGAACGATGGCCATTCGTACGCTGCACCCTGGAGTGACGGTGGACGAAGTTCACGAAAAAACAGGATTTGAAATGCACGTGCCTGATCAAGTAAAAGAAACGCCTGCCCCGACTCCCGAAGATATCGAAATCATCCGGACATCTGATCCGCTTGAAGTTCGCAAACTCGAACTGCTCTCCGGCCCGGAAGCAGCCGAACGATTTGTGGACATTTACGAACGGGAAAGGCAAGCGTTGCATGTTGCTTGGCCGAGGCTCGGGAAATAAGCGATGAATTTCGAAAACAAGCGTGTATTGATTACGGGGGGCGCACGCGGCATTGGTCTCGAAGCCGCAAAGTCATTTTTGGAACAAGGCGCCGAAGTCGCGATTTGGGCATTGCATAAGGAGAGTTTGGACGAAGCACAAGAACAATTGCGTAAAAAAATCGTTGGGCAATCCGTCGACGTTGGCAATTATGAGGCGGTACAGACCGCGGCGAACGAATTACGATCATCTTTCGGAACGATCGACGTGCTCGTCAACAATGCCGGCTATACACGGACGACCCCATTTCTCAGCGAAGACAAAAAGTATTGGGAACGAGTCATGGCGACGAACTTGTGGGGCGTAATTTACACAACGCGTGCATTTCTCGAAGATTTGATCGCGTCGGAAAAAG from Bacillales bacterium carries:
- a CDS encoding CoA-transferase — protein: MPLQSDYSLDEFIITAMARELQGEVLVSSVTAFGSLSAHLSKLKYAPDLAVLSTPESGMDVTPMPTLTLGQFLTDAQHGIPMSMEEIFDAIFTDHFRIWINPAQIDRYGNTNISVIGDWEQPKVAMVGSRGIPEDTSHLSQILYYILHHDKRSIVEQVHFRSGAGNGPERDASLGNDGAPSVLITDLGVFDFSGPGGTMAIRTLHPGVTVDEVHEKTGFEMHVPDQVKETPAPTPEDIEIIRTSDPLEVRKLELLSGPEAAERFVDIYERERQALHVAWPRLGK
- a CDS encoding SDR family NAD(P)-dependent oxidoreductase codes for the protein MNFENKRVLITGGARGIGLEAAKSFLEQGAEVAIWALHKESLDEAQEQLRKKIVGQSVDVGNYEAVQTAANELRSSFGTIDVLVNNAGYTRTTPFLSEDKKYWERVMATNLWGVIYTTRAFLEDLIASEKGAIVNVISDAARAGMAGEAVYAAAKGGVVSFSKSIAREVAKKGVRVNCVSPGPTRTRILESNSEDGDAKKLIDKMIRMIPMRQIAEPKEIADTIVYFASDAASHVTGQVLSVSGGLTMND